TAAATTCGAGGCGCAGCAGGCCCGCCGCATACTTGACAGGCTGGTCGGTTATCAGATTTCCCCTTTGCTGTGGGATAAAGTGCGGCGCGGACTCAGCGCCGGACGGGTTCAGTCCGTTGCCGTGCGCATGGTTTGCGAGCGGGAAAAGGAAATAGCCGCCTTTACCGCGGTTGAGTATTGGTCGGTGACCGCCGCCCTGCAGCAGGATGGCCCCCCTTCTTTTTCGGCTCAGGTTGAGGAGGTGAACGGCCAGAAGCTGACAAACAGAAAAAACAGCCGCATCAAGGATGAAGATCAGGCCCGGATTATTGTCGCTGATCTGAAAAAGGCTGATTTCATCATTAAAAAAGTCAGCAAGAAAAAGACCAAACGCAATCCCAGTCCGCCCTTTATCACCAGCACCATGCAGATCGAGGCGAACCGCAAGCTGCGTTTCTCGGCAAAAAAAACCATGACCCTGGCCCAGCGCCTCTATGAGGGAATCGCCATCGGCGATGACGGTCCCACCGGACTGATAACCTATATGCGTACCGATTCTACCCGCATTAACGATGATGCCCTGGGCCAGGCCAGGGACTTTATCCGCACCGCCTACGGCCCTGATTTCCTCCCGGAAAAGGCCAATATTTACCGGGCGAAAAAGTCGGCCCAGGACGCCCATGAGGCGATTCGGCCGACCGATGTCACGAAAACGCCGGAACAACTTGTCCCTTATCTGGAAAAGGACATGTTGTCCCTTTACACCCTGATCTGGAAACGGTTTGTGGCAAGCCAGATGTCTCCCGCTCTTTACGACCAGACCACGGTTACTATCGTGGCCGGCGATTATGGTTTGAAGGCGGCGGGCTCCATTGTTCGCTTTCTCGGCTTCATGACCCTCTATGTGGAAGCGGTCGATGAAGGACAGGCCGCCCAGGGACAGGAAAAAGATGTTGTGCTGCCTGATCTGCTGGAAGGCGCCCGGCTCGATTTGCTCGACCTGGAGGCAAAGCAGCATTTTACCCAGCCTCCTCCTCGATATACCGAGGCCACTCTGGTCAAGGCTTTGGAGGAAAACGGCGTGGGCCGGCCGAGCACCTATGCCTCGATTTTGTCCACCATCCAGGAAAAGGAATATGTTCTGCTGGATCAGCGCAAATTTTTCCCCACCGATCTCGGCACACTGGTGAACGAACTGCTTGTGCAGCATTTCCCCGCTATCATGGACACGGAGTTCACCGCCATGATGGAACAGAATCTTGATCAGGTGGAGGAAGGCACCGTTGACTGGCTGCGGATTCTGCGCGATTTTTACGGTCCCTTCAGCCAGGCGCTGGAGCAGGCGAAAAAGGAAATGAAGTCGGTCAAGCGTTCAGCCGAGCCGACGGATATCCGCTGCTCCCTCTGCAATGGAATCATGGTGATCAAGTGGGGGAAGAAAGGGGAGTTTCTTGCCTGTGAAAAATATCCTGAGTGTAAAAACACCCAGGATTTCAGCCGGGACGGCAGCGGCGGCATAATCCCGGTGGAGAGGGATGTACCGGAGGAGTCGGGCCAGGTCTGCGAGAAATGCGGCAAACCCCTGGTGTATAAAGTTGGCCGTTATGGCAAATTCCTTGCATGTTCTGGATATCCGGAGTGCAAGCACATTCAGGCCGAAACAACCGGGGTGCGCTGCCCAGAGCCAGGTTGTGACGGCGAATTGATAAAAAAGATTTCCAAGCGGGGCAAGGTCTTCTACAGTTGCAACCGCTATCCCAAATGTTCTTTTGCCTTGTGGGATAAGCCGGTGAGCCGGAGGTGCCCCGATTGCGACTCTCCCTATCTGCTGGAGAAGGAAAGCAAGAAAAGCGGACGGTATTTGAAATGTCCGGATGCGAAGTGTGGTTTCAGGGAAAAAATAAACGATGAGGAAGAATGAGATTGTAAAAAAAATGGACTTTTTTCGGTTTGATGCTTAAAATATTTTTATGATTCACCGCTTTTTGGGGCAAAGTCTATATTCAGGAGGCTGACATGATTTCCGGAATCCACTCATCCCTTTCCGCTCTGCACGCATTTGCAAAAAAACAGGAATCAATTGCCGATAATACAGCCAACGTCAATACGGACGGCTTTAAAAAGACGCGGGTGACCATCGACAGCCAGGCAAATGGCGCGGTGACGCCCGAGGTCGCAAGAATAACCACTCCGGGGCCGATGGTATATGAACAGGGGCAGGATGGTTATGGATTGGTGGAAAAATCAAACGTGGAGATCAGCGAGGAGATTCCGCAGGCCATGTTGAACCGACGGTTTTATCAGGCGAACATAAAATCCGTTCAAATCGCCGATGAGATGCTGGGAAGCCTGCTTGATATCAAGGGGTGAGCGGGAAGACGGGGAAGCACAAAATGAATCCTGAGCGAGTGAGCGGCGGGGTTATAATCTTTTCAAGAGTCAAGAGTCAAGAGTCAAGAGTCAAGAGTCAAGAGTCAAGAGTCAAGAGTCAAGAGTCAAGAGTCAAGAGTCAGGAGTCAAGAGTCAGGAGTCAAGAGTCAGGAGTCAGGAGTCAGGAGTCAGGAGGCAAGAGGCAGGAAAAATTTTATTGCCAACCGATCCAATCAATCAGTCAATCCAACCAGCGAAACCAATCACACCAGATCGTTGTAAGTGATCCGTCCCTCCACCAGCGTCAGGACCGCCTTGCCGGTCAATTCCCAGTTCAGGAAAGGTGAATTGCTGCTTTTCGAAACAATCTGTTCCTTTGTGTAAACAAACTTCCTGTCCGGATCGACAACGGTAATATCGGCCGCGCTTCCCAGCGAAAGTGCTCCGCCGGCGACGCCGAGAATGCGCGCCGGCCCGGTAGATAGAAGTTCCACCATGCGGGCCGGAGTCAGCAGATTTTTTCTCACCAGGGCCAGGGTCAGGGGAACGGCGGTTTCCAGGCCGATGATTCCGTTGGCTGCCTGGTCAAATTCCACATCTTTTTCCATATCGCTGTGCGGCGCGTGGTCGGTGGCAATGGCGTCAATGGTGCCGTCTGCCAGGCCATCGATAATTGCCGCCATGTCGTCCGCTGTCCGCAGGGGCGGATTCATCTTTGCACGGGTGTCGTATTTGCCGATGGCCTCTTCGGTGAGGGTAAAGTAATGGGGCGCGGTTTCGGCTGTAACTTTGCAACCTTTTGCCTTGGCGCGACGGATCAGCTCAACGGACTCCCGGGTGCTGATGTGCGCAATGTGAATGGGCCGGTTGACATATTCGGCAAGGGCCAAATCGCGGTAAATCATGATCTCTTCAGCCACCCGGGGAATGCCGCGCAGGCCGAGCCTGGTGGACAGCGCGCCTTCGTTCATCACGCCGCTTGTGCTTAAGCTCATTTCTTCGGCGTGGGAAATGACGAGCAGGTTGTGGTTGCCGCTGTACTCCAGGGCGCGTCGCATCAGCTGACTGTTGGCCACCGGCCGACCATCGTCGGAAACCGCAACGGCGCCCGCTCTTTTCAGTTCCCCGAATTCCGCAAGTTCAGTCCCCTGGCTGTTTTTGCTGATGGCGCCCACCGGATAAACCCGGGCGGATCCCTCCTGCGCGGCTTTGGTGAGAATGAGGGAAGTAACGGCTTGTCCGTCATTAACCGGTTTGGTGTTCGGCATGCAGGCAACAGCTGTGAATCCGCCGGCTGCCGCGGCTTTCGTGCCGCTGGCGACAGTCTCCTTGTATTCTTCTCCCGGCTCACGCAGATGAACATGGATGTCGATCAGCCCGGGGAGAAGCCATTTTCCCGCGAGATCAACGGTTTTCGTCCCTTGCGGGCAGGGAAACGAGCCTGTCTTGCCGATTTGGCTGATTTTCCCGTCCTGGATAAGCAGATCGCCCGTTTCATCAATGTTGTTTTGCGGGTCAATGATGCGTCCATTCTGCAGGAGCAGCTGCGGAGTATTCATCTCTCATCGCCTCCCATGATCAGATAGAGTAATGCCATGCGCACCGCAACCCCGTTGGTGACCTGGTCCATGATGACCGACTGCTCGCCGTCAGCCACGTCAAAGGTCATTTCCACCCCGCGGTTGATGGGACCGGGGTGCATGATGACGGCATCTTTTTTAGCCAGTTGTAAAAGGGTTTTGTTGATGCCGAAAAAAGAGGCATATTCCCGCAGTGAGGGAATGAGTGGGTCAAGTTGACGTTCCTGCTGAATACGCAGGGCCATGACCACATCGGCATCACGAACGGCATCTTCGATTGCCGGGCATACGGTCGCGCCCATCTGCTCGACTCCGGGCGGAATCAGGGTCGCGGGACCGCTGACATACACGTCAGCCCCCATTTTGGTGAAGCCGATAATATTGGAATGGGCAACCCGGCTGTGGCTGATATCGCCGATAATCGCAATTTTCAATCCTTCTATTTTCTTTTTGTGGTGCCGGACGGTCATCATGTCAAGCAGGGCCTGGCTGGGATGCTCGTGGGTTCCGTCGCCGGCATTGATGACCGAGGCCCCGATATGTTGTGCCAGCATGTGGGCGGAGCCGGAACTTGAATGGCGGATGACGATGATATCGGGTTTCATTGAGGAAAGATTTTTCGCGGTATCGATCAGGGTCTCCCCTTTTTTGGCACTGCTGGTTGAGGCCGAGATGTTAAAGGTATCGGCACTCATTCGTTTTGCCGCGATTTCAAAGGAAAGCCTGGTGCGCGTGCTTGGCTCGAAAAAAAGGTGGATAACCGTTTTGCCGCGCAGGGTGGGGACTTTTTTGATGGATCGCTGAGAGATTTCCTTGAACGATTCCGCCGCGGTCAGGATAAAATTGATATCTCCGGCGGAAAGTTCTTCTATTCCCAGTATGTGTTTATGCTGAAAGCGGTATTCGGATTCCATGGACGCTGTAAGTGGGGTAAAACCGCTCCTCCTGCATTCAGGTTATAAGCTGGTTTGTCACTATCTCGGTGTAAAACTTGTTTCAGGTTTGGGGTTACATAGTGAATACTTTTTAATCAATGAATAATATCACCTATTCGGCGCCATCGTACAGAAAAATTTTCCTTGTTCCAGGACCAATACAACATGAAAGCCTTTCCCTTGACTGCTTTCAGGTCGACGAATCCCCAGAAGCGACTGTCATGACTGTTGTCCCGGTTGTCTCCCATGACAAAAAGAGAGTTTGGTGGAACAGTAACCGGACCATAATTATCCCGGGGCGGGATGGAGCCTGAATAGATATTCGGATCCAGGTTGACGGCGTTTTTTACCTGAATTTCCGAGCCGTTGACAAACACCTTTTTGTTTTTTATCTCGACCCGGTCACCGGAAACGCCGATTACCCGTTTGATGAAATCCTGCGCAGGGTTTTCCGGATATTTGAAGACGACCACGTCAAGTCTTTCCGGAGTGTTGAATGGAACCCATGCCTCGCCGGTGAAGGGGTTCTTGATGCCGTAGCTAAATTTGTTGACCAGGATATGGTCGCCGATCAGCAGGGTGGGAATCATGGAGCCGGAAGGGATTTTAAATGCCTGCACGACAAATGTGCGAATAAAAAGGGCTAAAACCAGGGCAATGATAATTGCTTCTGCATACTCGCGAATTACGGATTTTTTCTTGGGAAGTGACAAGATGTGCTCCATCTGTGATTTGTATGTCTCTTAATTGGGAAAGAAAAAGTCTGTTGGGAATAAATCTTGCTTTCTCGCTTTCCGTGCTTGCGCGGAGAAAACAAATGAGCGGCATTGATTCAGGCAAACTGACGGAATTTTCCGGCAAATGCGAGAGGATAAACATTAAAAATTTACTCCATAACCGATGAAAATACAAGGGTGTTTGTTCAGGGAGTACGGAAGTGGCCTGAAAGGTTCCTCATTGCGCGGCAAAAAAAAAATAAATTTTCACAAAAAAAGACTAACTTGCTAAAATTAAAATAAAAAATAGTTCGGGGCCGTGTGCAATCGTTGTTCCCCCACATATGGTGGATGGAAATAAATGTTCCTACAAAATGTTGGATCACGGGCGTTTGAGTTTTGTGGAAAAGAAGAAAATCAACTGAAAAAAATGAGATAACCAGCCAAATTAGCGTGTATTTTTAAATAGTTTGCGGTTGACATTCGTTTGTGGAAATGTGTTTAATATTTTTGTGTATCACGTAACATGCGCTGAGTATGCGGAAAAGAAGGGCGCCAAGAATGAATTTTTTCAGACGAAAGGCATATGGCTTCGCTCAAACCCACTAAATCTCGATTCGGAAGTTTTGCCCTGCCTTTTATGCGGCAGCAGCATTTGACCATCGGCCTGGATATCGGGTCCCACGCAGTCAAGGTGTGCGAGCTCGCGGCAAACGGCAAAAGGATGAAGCTGCAGAGTCTCGGCAGTGCCAGGCTGCCTGTGGACGCGGTTCAGGACGGGGAGTTGAAAGACCCTGCCGCTGTTGCCGGCATTATAAAAAAATTGATCGATAACTTAAAGATAAAGGGGAAAAAAGTCGGTATTTCAATTTCCGGCTATTCCGTTATTCTGAAAAAGATCAATCTGGCGGTAATGAACGAAAAGCAGCTTGATGCCCATATTCAATCAGAGGCTGAACAGTATATTCCCTTTGACCTGGCCGACGTTTATCTTGATTATCAGGATTTAAAAACAAACATCGACAATGAATCCCGCACGGATGTCATGCTGGTGGCGGCAAAAAGAGAAGTCGTTGATGCCTATCTGGAAATGCTGCGCAGTATCGGCTTGATTCCGGTCCTGGTTGATGTTGATGCCTTTGCCCTGGAAAACTCTTATGAAATAAATTACGGGGAAGAGGGCAACGTGGTGCTGGTCGATATCGGTTCCTCAAAGATGAATATCAATATCATCTCCCGGGGCGCCTCTCTTTTTGCTCGTGATGTGGTGCTTGGCAGCA
This region of Desulfobulbaceae bacterium DB1 genomic DNA includes:
- a CDS encoding flagellar biosynthesis protein FlgC codes for the protein MISGIHSSLSALHAFAKKQESIADNTANVNTDGFKKTRVTIDSQANGAVTPEVARITTPGPMVYEQGQDGYGLVEKSNVEISEEIPQAMLNRRFYQANIKSVQIADEMLGSLLDIKG
- a CDS encoding DNA topoisomerase I (catalyzes the ATP-dependent breakage of single-stranded DNA followed by passage and rejoining, maintains net negative superhelicity) → MSKSLIIVESPAKARTLQRYLGNSFTVKASVGHIRDLPVKTLGVDVEHDFQPKYVTIRGKGKIINELKAAAKSADEIYLAPDPDREGEAIAWHIASSIEVTDKPVHRVLFHELTKKAILAAIANATEIDHNKFEAQQARRILDRLVGYQISPLLWDKVRRGLSAGRVQSVAVRMVCEREKEIAAFTAVEYWSVTAALQQDGPPSFSAQVEEVNGQKLTNRKNSRIKDEDQARIIVADLKKADFIIKKVSKKKTKRNPSPPFITSTMQIEANRKLRFSAKKTMTLAQRLYEGIAIGDDGPTGLITYMRTDSTRINDDALGQARDFIRTAYGPDFLPEKANIYRAKKSAQDAHEAIRPTDVTKTPEQLVPYLEKDMLSLYTLIWKRFVASQMSPALYDQTTVTIVAGDYGLKAAGSIVRFLGFMTLYVEAVDEGQAAQGQEKDVVLPDLLEGARLDLLDLEAKQHFTQPPPRYTEATLVKALEENGVGRPSTYASILSTIQEKEYVLLDQRKFFPTDLGTLVNELLVQHFPAIMDTEFTAMMEQNLDQVEEGTVDWLRILRDFYGPFSQALEQAKKEMKSVKRSAEPTDIRCSLCNGIMVIKWGKKGEFLACEKYPECKNTQDFSRDGSGGIIPVERDVPEESGQVCEKCGKPLVYKVGRYGKFLACSGYPECKHIQAETTGVRCPEPGCDGELIKKISKRGKVFYSCNRYPKCSFALWDKPVSRRCPDCDSPYLLEKESKKSGRYLKCPDAKCGFREKINDEEE
- a CDS encoding pilus assembly protein PilM gives rise to the protein MASLKPTKSRFGSFALPFMRQQHLTIGLDIGSHAVKVCELAANGKRMKLQSLGSARLPVDAVQDGELKDPAAVAGIIKKLIDNLKIKGKKVGISISGYSVILKKINLAVMNEKQLDAHIQSEAEQYIPFDLADVYLDYQDLKTNIDNESRTDVMLVAAKREVVDAYLEMLRSIGLIPVLVDVDAFALENSYEINYGEEGNVVLVDIGSSKMNINIISRGASLFARDVVLGSRQLSEQIQERFDLDFEEAEGYKIGLHSPDAKKEDLEEIFVGTITQWILEIKKAIDFYNSNFPENPLTKIVMSGGGAKVKGLDRFFSEETGLPVEVFNPFALTDIDESRIDPEYIKNVAPEMAISIGLATRPCPF
- a CDS encoding dihydroorotase — its product is MNTPQLLLQNGRIIDPQNNIDETGDLLIQDGKISQIGKTGSFPCPQGTKTVDLAGKWLLPGLIDIHVHLREPGEEYKETVASGTKAAAAGGFTAVACMPNTKPVNDGQAVTSLILTKAAQEGSARVYPVGAISKNSQGTELAEFGELKRAGAVAVSDDGRPVANSQLMRRALEYSGNHNLLVISHAEEMSLSTSGVMNEGALSTRLGLRGIPRVAEEIMIYRDLALAEYVNRPIHIAHISTRESVELIRRAKAKGCKVTAETAPHYFTLTEEAIGKYDTRAKMNPPLRTADDMAAIIDGLADGTIDAIATDHAPHSDMEKDVEFDQAANGIIGLETAVPLTLALVRKNLLTPARMVELLSTGPARILGVAGGALSLGSAADITVVDPDRKFVYTKEQIVSKSSNSPFLNWELTGKAVLTLVEGRITYNDLV
- a CDS encoding signal peptidase I — encoded protein: MEHILSLPKKKSVIREYAEAIIIALVLALFIRTFVVQAFKIPSGSMIPTLLIGDHILVNKFSYGIKNPFTGEAWVPFNTPERLDVVVFKYPENPAQDFIKRVIGVSGDRVEIKNKKVFVNGSEIQVKNAVNLDPNIYSGSIPPRDNYGPVTVPPNSLFVMGDNRDNSHDSRFWGFVDLKAVKGKAFMLYWSWNKENFSVRWRRIGDIIH
- a CDS encoding aspartate carbamoyltransferase, coding for MESEYRFQHKHILGIEELSAGDINFILTAAESFKEISQRSIKKVPTLRGKTVIHLFFEPSTRTRLSFEIAAKRMSADTFNISASTSSAKKGETLIDTAKNLSSMKPDIIVIRHSSSGSAHMLAQHIGASVINAGDGTHEHPSQALLDMMTVRHHKKKIEGLKIAIIGDISHSRVAHSNIIGFTKMGADVYVSGPATLIPPGVEQMGATVCPAIEDAVRDADVVMALRIQQERQLDPLIPSLREYASFFGINKTLLQLAKKDAVIMHPGPINRGVEMTFDVADGEQSVIMDQVTNGVAVRMALLYLIMGGDER